The genomic window ACAGTCATTTTTCTCTGTCAACAGGTTTTTTTAACTTTTTTTATAACCTGTTCCCATCAACCACGATACACCCATAGTCCGTACGGGATTCGAACCCGTGTTACCGCCGTGAAAAGGCGGTGTCTTAACCCCTTGACCAACGGACCCTGAGCTTGTCAACTCTTTCTATTATACCTACTTTTAGAATCTTGTCAAGATATTGGGTTTATTTTTTTATCTTTTTGGAGAAAAATCTCTTAGCACATGCTTTAGTTCTTTCAACATTGCTTTTCTTCCTTTGAATCGCTCATCAGCTAACAAGCGTTCAAACAACTCCAACCTTTCTTTTCCTAACCCTGCTCGATACTCTTTAAGCATTTCTTGTAATGCGTAAGACTCATCTATCAACAGCCCCCCTTCGCCTAATCGATGGCTAATTTCGCTCACTTCTTCATAAGCTTGTCGATCCAATCTTCTTTTATAACTTTCTTGTTTCCTAACTGCATCCAAAATTCGATTTCGAAACTTTGTTTTGAAGTAGGTATAAAATTCCTTATTTTTATTTCCCTTGAAATCAGGGTGATTTTCTAATAATTCATGTAGGCAAATCATTCCCTCTTGATCCCAATCTTCTTTTTCCCATAAATGAAGGTAGTATTCTTTTCTACATTTGTGTACAATAGCTTTCACTTCTTGGTAATTCATTTCTAACATAATCATTCTCCTTTTCTGCCATTAGTATAGCAGAGGTAGAGATAATTTATGACATTTCTTCTATTTTGTTACTTATCTTACCTGATTTTATTTTTTTGAATGTTTGATATTTCATTGGGAAGTGTTTTGGGGCTTTTTAGGATATAAAAAAGGCAAGAGTTTTGCTCTTGTCTTTTAAAAATTTATTGGAACAAATCTACAATTGTATCCCAGACAGTTTTTGCCTTTTCTTTAATTTTTGCATCTGAAATAGCTTTTTCTGCTTCATCAATAAGATTCTGGGCTCGATCTCGGATATCAGTTATAGAATCACTTGATTGCACACCACCATTGTCGGTTGCTTGATTTTGAGAATTTCTAGGAGCTATACCGTTTAGTTCATAAGCATTCTCAACAGTAAAGGTACTTCCTGGCGTATAAGGAAGAATTGTTTCTGCCATACTTCTAAAAATATGAGCGGCGCCATTTGATGTCGAACCTGCTAGATAATGGTTTTCATCGGTAGTTGGGAAACCAAGCCAGTGACTAATGACTACATCAGGTGTATACCCAACAACCCATTGGTCACTCGTATATTCTGGGTTAAAAGCAGTCTCTGTCGTTCCAGTTTTTCCGGCCATAACATAACCATCAGGCGAAGAACTTATTCCTGTACCATTTGTGAAGGTTCCTAACATCATGCTAGTCATTTTATCAGCTACAGACTTGTCTATCACACGTTTTTGAGAATTCTTATGTGTAGCAATGACTTGACCACTTGCATTTTCAATACGTGTAATAAAATGCGCTTCAGGCATCAAACCTTCATTTGCAAATGCTGCATAAGCTTGTGCCATTTGTAGTGGACTAGTTTCCACACCACCACCCAGGGCAACACCCAACACACGATCCACATTCGTTAAATCAAGTCCAAATCTTTCACCTGATTCAAAAGCCTTGTCGATGCCAAGTTGTTTAACTGTTGCTACGGCAGGGAGGTTTAGGGACTCAGCTAAAGCTTGGTACATTGGAACTTCAGGAGATGTTTTGATTCCTGCGTAGTTATCGACCTTGTAATCACCATACTCCATAGTATGATTATCCAACTCTTTATTTAGAGCCC from Streptococcus sp. oral taxon 061 includes these protein-coding regions:
- a CDS encoding sigma factor; this translates as MLEMNYQEVKAIVHKCRKEYYLHLWEKEDWDQEGMICLHELLENHPDFKGNKNKEFYTYFKTKFRNRILDAVRKQESYKRRLDRQAYEEVSEISHRLGEGGLLIDESYALQEMLKEYRAGLGKERLELFERLLADERFKGRKAMLKELKHVLRDFSPKR